The following proteins are encoded in a genomic region of Papaver somniferum cultivar HN1 unplaced genomic scaffold, ASM357369v1 unplaced-scaffold_10, whole genome shotgun sequence:
- the LOC113326627 gene encoding flowering time control protein FCA-like isoform X1 — MDRYRGGGESDAYDRRMPPSLSSSEPPNRNPNFRPGFSSARGGGGGGGGRSTNFHSPPHQQPSSSSDYSHGGGGGGRSNNFNSPPPSNRGGRSSNFHSPPPSNHTQGGFGGGDGVSGFGGGVARSSNFHSSSPSNRGGRSSNFHSPPPSNHSQGGGGGGDGVSGFGGARGSNFHSPPPSNHSHAGGGGGSGFSSGGDGFRPMGGAASSFNGGGSHGMPISGQKRGFPFSPKGGSPPENTDGAAFAKLFVGSVPRTSTEEEIRPLFEEHGDVIEVALIKDKRTGQQQGCCFIKYATSEDAERAIRALHNQYTLPGGTGPIQVRYADGERERLGAVEHKLFVGSMNRHAAEKEIKEIFAPYGRVEDVYIMRDDLKQSRGCGFVKFSHRDMAVAAMNALNGTYLMRGCDQPLTVRFADPKRPRVGDSRGTPSFGGPGFGPRSQATPGFRPASNLGDPMGGRGPPSSWNPISPQNAGPPSDVNAHGFNGQLGARSGVMTVPSATGGPMGGFAGPSNGSHPPLAPLPSSIPQQGYNQSMPQISSGGELVSPLSKPLQSPPDLLPPVQLQSQNTPVSSYSQTSTQQGQLQISNSAIRPSLNQAFPSQHSSGSVGQVPVSQPQVQQSASVAPQLLQLGVSGPTGIQQKQQLHQHPHQSPSQLAQVLSQQTQALQARFQSSQQAFTQLQQKMHMMQQSGQNLAQQPNTQATKLQSPWSGNIPQGQTVSNSLATAAAVPGSSTTAATTPALAPIVGQVALPPCTWTEHMSPEGYKYYYNSVTSESRWEKPEELTLFEQRQQQKLSRPQKPPVQQFQSPAQSQSQPQVLSTQQGPQSQQSQIQPQVLSSQPGPRSQQNQIHPQVISSQQGPQSQQNQIQPQVRHPQQLQQPSLNSPYQGSGFAGQQNAQELGYAQSQVSANSGVDPARFHQGIQAQEWAWKNKPTGS, encoded by the exons ATGGATAGATACAGAGGAGGAGGTGAATCAGACGCTTACGATAGAAGAATGCCTCCATCTTTATCTTCTTCTGAACCCCcaaatagaaaccctaattttagaccTGGGTTTTCTTCTGctcgtggtggtggtggtggtggtggtggtcggagtaCCAATTTCCATAGTCCTCCTCATCagcaaccttcttcttcttccgattACAGTcacggcggcggcggtggtggtcggagtaATAATTTCAACAGTCCACCTCCTTCTAATCGGGGCGGCCGCAGTAGCAATTTTCACAGTCCTCCTCCTTCTAATCATACCCAAGGTggttttggtggtggtgatggtgtaaGTGGTTTTGGTGGTGGTGTTGCTCGGAGTAGCAATTTTCATAGCTCGTCTCCATCTAATCGGGGTGGTCGGAGTAGCAATTTTCACAGTCCTCCGCCTTCTAATCATTcccaaggtggtggtggtggtggtgatggtgtaaGTGGTTTTGGTGGTGCTCGGGGCAGCAATTTTCATAGCCCGCCTCCTTCTAATCATTCCCATgctggtggcggtggtggaagCGGGTTTAGTAGTGGTGGTGATGGGTTTAGACCAATGGGTGGTGCTGCAAGTAGCTTCAATGGTGGTGGGAGTCATGGGATGCCAATTTCTGGTCAGAAAAGAGGGTTTCCTTTCTCTCCCAAAGGAGGGTCTCCGCCAG AAAACACGGATGGTGCTGCGTTTGCCAAACTTTTCGTTGGATCTGTTCCTAGGACTTCAACTGAAGAGGAA ATCCGCCCTTTGTTTGAAGAGCATGGAGATGTTATTGAGGTTGCTCTGATCAAGGATAAGAGAACCGGGCAACAACAAG GATGCTGTTTCATAAAATATGCAACTTCAGAGGATGCTGAGAGGGCCATTAGAGCTTTGCACAATCAATACACTTTACCTGGG GGAACAGGCCCTATACAAGTTAGATATGCTGATGGAGAGCGGGAGCGCCTTG GAGCAGTTGAGCACAAGTTGTTCGTTGGGTCTATGAACAGACACGCTGCAGAGAAAGAAATCAAGGAG ATTTTTGCTCCTTATGGCCGGGTTGAAGATGTTTACATTATGCGGGATGATCTAAAGCAAAGCCGTG GATGTGGATTTGTTAAATTTTCTCATAGAGATATGGCAGTAGCCGCTATGAATGCTCTTAATGGAACCTATTTAATGAGA GGTTGTGATCAGCCATTAACAGTTCGATTTGCTGATCCTAAAAGGCCTAGGGTGGGAGATTCGAG gGGAACTCCTTCATTTGGGGGTCCTGGTTTTGGTCCCCGTTCACAAGCAACACCAGGGTTTAG ACCGGCATCAAATCTTGGTGACCCTATGGGTGGACGAGGACCACCTAGTTCGTGGAATCCAATTAGTCCTCAGAATGCAGGACCACCTTCTGATGTTAATGCGCATGGTTTCAATGGTCAGTTGGGTGCTAGAAGTGGTGTTATGACTGTTCCATCTGCCACT ggTGGCCCCATGGGAGGCTTCGCCGGTCCTTCAAATGGTTCGCATCCACCACTTGCACCTTTACCGTCTTCAATCCCTCAACAG GGTTATAACCAGTCTATGCCTCAAATATCATCTGGTGGAGAGCTAGTTTCACCTTTATCAAAGCCACTTCAGTCTCCTCCAGACTTGCTGCCTCCAGTACAACTACAATCGCAGAACACGCCAGTATCATCTTACTCACAGACATCAACTCAACAAGGCCAGTTACAGATTTCCAACTCTGCCATCCGACCCTCCCTTAATCAGGCATTTCCATCACAACATTCATCTGGCTCAGTAGGTCAAGTGCCAGTTTCCCAGCCTCAGGTCCAGCAGAGTGCCTCTGTTGCTCCACAGCTCTTGCAACTAGGTGTCTCTGGGCCTACTGGTATTCAGCAGAAGCAACAATTGCATCAGCATCCGCACCAATCGCCCTCCCAGCTAGCTCAGGTCCTGTCTCAGCAAACACAAGCTTTGCAAGCTAGGTTTCAGTCATCACAACAGGCATTCACTCAGCTACAACAAAAGATGCATATGATGCAGCAGTCTGGTCAAAATCTAGCTCAGCAGCCAAATACCCAGGCAACTAAATTACAG TCTCCATGGTCAGGAAACATTCCTCAAGGGCAGACAGTTTCCAACAGTCTTGCTACTGCAGCTGCTGTGCCCGGGTCTTCAACAACAGCCGCTACAACTCCTGCTTTAGCACCTATTGTTGGGCAGGTTGCACTTCCTCCTTGTACTTGGACAGAACACATGTCCCCTGAGGGATACAAGTACTATTATAACAGTGTAACAAGTGAAAGCAGG TGGGAGAAGCCTGAGGAGTTAACCTTGTTTGAGCAACGGCAGCAACAAAAGTTATCTCGTCCTCAAAAACCTCCGGTTCAACAATTTCAATCTCCTGCACAATCACAGTCACAACCGCAGGTCCTATCTACCCAGCAAGGCCCTCAGTCGCAACAAAGTCAGATTCAACCACAGGTCCTATCTAGCCAACCAGGCCCTCGGTCACAACAAAATCAGATTCATCCACAGGTCATATCTAGCCAACAAGGCCCTCAGTCACAACAAAATCAGATTCAACCGCAGGTGCGTCACCCCCAACAGCTGCAGCAACCTTCTTTAAACTCACCG TACCAGGGATCTGGCTTTGCTGGTCAACAAAATGCTCAG GAACTTGGTTATGCTCAATCCCAGGTTTCAGCCAATTCAGGTGTTGACCCTGCTCGTTTCCACCAG GGGATTCAGGCACAGGAGTGGGCGTGGAAGAACAAACCTACAG GATCATAA
- the LOC113326620 gene encoding uncharacterized protein LOC113326620, with amino-acid sequence MFWGPLAPPNTGLAVVQSMADNKTYLDPSEPRDREIRTKKDKLAVERQNEELKSAARARLSELKSKGVLPRRRQTLEQVRGVCFIESQWNQSEAEKQSAFIWDGVIPRRHKPRSVLGVRVKELF; translated from the exons ATGTTTTGGGGCCCTCTTGCGCCTCCCAATACTGGACTTGCTGTTGTGCAAAGTATGGCAGACAACAAG ACTTATCTTGATCCGTCAGAACCCAGGGACCGTGAAATACGAACCAAGAAGGATAAACTAGCAGTCGAGCGCCAAAATGAAGAGTTGAAATCTGCAGCTCGTGCAAGGTTGAGTGAGCTGAAATCAAAGGGGGTCCTTCCTCGTAGGCGGCAGACGCTCGAACAAGTGCGTGGTGTGTGCTTTATCGAG AGTCAATGGAATCAGAGCGAAGCTGAGAAACAGTCGGCATTCATCTGGGATGGGGTCATTCCTCGGAGGCATAAGCCTCGATCAGTACTGGGTGTGCGGGTGAAAGAACTTTTTTAA
- the LOC113326627 gene encoding flowering time control protein FCA-like isoform X2, whose product MDRYRGGGESDAYDRRMPPSLSSSEPPNRNPNFRPGFSSARGGGGGGGGRSTNFHSPPHQQPSSSSDYSHGGGGGGRSNNFNSPPPSNRGGRSSNFHSPPPSNHTQGGFGGGDGVSGFGGGVARSSNFHSSSPSNRGGRSSNFHSPPPSNHSQGGGGGGDGVSGFGGARGSNFHSPPPSNHSHAGGGGGSGFSSGGDGFRPMGGAASSFNGGGSHGMPISGQKRGFPFSPKGGSPPENTDGAAFAKLFVGSVPRTSTEEEIRPLFEEHGDVIEVALIKDKRTGQQQGCCFIKYATSEDAERAIRALHNQYTLPGGTGPIQVRYADGERERLVEHKLFVGSMNRHAAEKEIKEIFAPYGRVEDVYIMRDDLKQSRGCGFVKFSHRDMAVAAMNALNGTYLMRGCDQPLTVRFADPKRPRVGDSRGTPSFGGPGFGPRSQATPGFRPASNLGDPMGGRGPPSSWNPISPQNAGPPSDVNAHGFNGQLGARSGVMTVPSATGGPMGGFAGPSNGSHPPLAPLPSSIPQQGYNQSMPQISSGGELVSPLSKPLQSPPDLLPPVQLQSQNTPVSSYSQTSTQQGQLQISNSAIRPSLNQAFPSQHSSGSVGQVPVSQPQVQQSASVAPQLLQLGVSGPTGIQQKQQLHQHPHQSPSQLAQVLSQQTQALQARFQSSQQAFTQLQQKMHMMQQSGQNLAQQPNTQATKLQSPWSGNIPQGQTVSNSLATAAAVPGSSTTAATTPALAPIVGQVALPPCTWTEHMSPEGYKYYYNSVTSESRWEKPEELTLFEQRQQQKLSRPQKPPVQQFQSPAQSQSQPQVLSTQQGPQSQQSQIQPQVLSSQPGPRSQQNQIHPQVISSQQGPQSQQNQIQPQVRHPQQLQQPSLNSPYQGSGFAGQQNAQELGYAQSQVSANSGVDPARFHQGIQAQEWAWKNKPTGS is encoded by the exons ATGGATAGATACAGAGGAGGAGGTGAATCAGACGCTTACGATAGAAGAATGCCTCCATCTTTATCTTCTTCTGAACCCCcaaatagaaaccctaattttagaccTGGGTTTTCTTCTGctcgtggtggtggtggtggtggtggtggtcggagtaCCAATTTCCATAGTCCTCCTCATCagcaaccttcttcttcttccgattACAGTcacggcggcggcggtggtggtcggagtaATAATTTCAACAGTCCACCTCCTTCTAATCGGGGCGGCCGCAGTAGCAATTTTCACAGTCCTCCTCCTTCTAATCATACCCAAGGTggttttggtggtggtgatggtgtaaGTGGTTTTGGTGGTGGTGTTGCTCGGAGTAGCAATTTTCATAGCTCGTCTCCATCTAATCGGGGTGGTCGGAGTAGCAATTTTCACAGTCCTCCGCCTTCTAATCATTcccaaggtggtggtggtggtggtgatggtgtaaGTGGTTTTGGTGGTGCTCGGGGCAGCAATTTTCATAGCCCGCCTCCTTCTAATCATTCCCATgctggtggcggtggtggaagCGGGTTTAGTAGTGGTGGTGATGGGTTTAGACCAATGGGTGGTGCTGCAAGTAGCTTCAATGGTGGTGGGAGTCATGGGATGCCAATTTCTGGTCAGAAAAGAGGGTTTCCTTTCTCTCCCAAAGGAGGGTCTCCGCCAG AAAACACGGATGGTGCTGCGTTTGCCAAACTTTTCGTTGGATCTGTTCCTAGGACTTCAACTGAAGAGGAA ATCCGCCCTTTGTTTGAAGAGCATGGAGATGTTATTGAGGTTGCTCTGATCAAGGATAAGAGAACCGGGCAACAACAAG GATGCTGTTTCATAAAATATGCAACTTCAGAGGATGCTGAGAGGGCCATTAGAGCTTTGCACAATCAATACACTTTACCTGGG GGAACAGGCCCTATACAAGTTAGATATGCTGATGGAGAGCGGGAGCGCCTTG TTGAGCACAAGTTGTTCGTTGGGTCTATGAACAGACACGCTGCAGAGAAAGAAATCAAGGAG ATTTTTGCTCCTTATGGCCGGGTTGAAGATGTTTACATTATGCGGGATGATCTAAAGCAAAGCCGTG GATGTGGATTTGTTAAATTTTCTCATAGAGATATGGCAGTAGCCGCTATGAATGCTCTTAATGGAACCTATTTAATGAGA GGTTGTGATCAGCCATTAACAGTTCGATTTGCTGATCCTAAAAGGCCTAGGGTGGGAGATTCGAG gGGAACTCCTTCATTTGGGGGTCCTGGTTTTGGTCCCCGTTCACAAGCAACACCAGGGTTTAG ACCGGCATCAAATCTTGGTGACCCTATGGGTGGACGAGGACCACCTAGTTCGTGGAATCCAATTAGTCCTCAGAATGCAGGACCACCTTCTGATGTTAATGCGCATGGTTTCAATGGTCAGTTGGGTGCTAGAAGTGGTGTTATGACTGTTCCATCTGCCACT ggTGGCCCCATGGGAGGCTTCGCCGGTCCTTCAAATGGTTCGCATCCACCACTTGCACCTTTACCGTCTTCAATCCCTCAACAG GGTTATAACCAGTCTATGCCTCAAATATCATCTGGTGGAGAGCTAGTTTCACCTTTATCAAAGCCACTTCAGTCTCCTCCAGACTTGCTGCCTCCAGTACAACTACAATCGCAGAACACGCCAGTATCATCTTACTCACAGACATCAACTCAACAAGGCCAGTTACAGATTTCCAACTCTGCCATCCGACCCTCCCTTAATCAGGCATTTCCATCACAACATTCATCTGGCTCAGTAGGTCAAGTGCCAGTTTCCCAGCCTCAGGTCCAGCAGAGTGCCTCTGTTGCTCCACAGCTCTTGCAACTAGGTGTCTCTGGGCCTACTGGTATTCAGCAGAAGCAACAATTGCATCAGCATCCGCACCAATCGCCCTCCCAGCTAGCTCAGGTCCTGTCTCAGCAAACACAAGCTTTGCAAGCTAGGTTTCAGTCATCACAACAGGCATTCACTCAGCTACAACAAAAGATGCATATGATGCAGCAGTCTGGTCAAAATCTAGCTCAGCAGCCAAATACCCAGGCAACTAAATTACAG TCTCCATGGTCAGGAAACATTCCTCAAGGGCAGACAGTTTCCAACAGTCTTGCTACTGCAGCTGCTGTGCCCGGGTCTTCAACAACAGCCGCTACAACTCCTGCTTTAGCACCTATTGTTGGGCAGGTTGCACTTCCTCCTTGTACTTGGACAGAACACATGTCCCCTGAGGGATACAAGTACTATTATAACAGTGTAACAAGTGAAAGCAGG TGGGAGAAGCCTGAGGAGTTAACCTTGTTTGAGCAACGGCAGCAACAAAAGTTATCTCGTCCTCAAAAACCTCCGGTTCAACAATTTCAATCTCCTGCACAATCACAGTCACAACCGCAGGTCCTATCTACCCAGCAAGGCCCTCAGTCGCAACAAAGTCAGATTCAACCACAGGTCCTATCTAGCCAACCAGGCCCTCGGTCACAACAAAATCAGATTCATCCACAGGTCATATCTAGCCAACAAGGCCCTCAGTCACAACAAAATCAGATTCAACCGCAGGTGCGTCACCCCCAACAGCTGCAGCAACCTTCTTTAAACTCACCG TACCAGGGATCTGGCTTTGCTGGTCAACAAAATGCTCAG GAACTTGGTTATGCTCAATCCCAGGTTTCAGCCAATTCAGGTGTTGACCCTGCTCGTTTCCACCAG GGGATTCAGGCACAGGAGTGGGCGTGGAAGAACAAACCTACAG GATCATAA